GCTCCACGGTGGTGGATTCCAACGGAGAGCGCCTGCCCCTGACCCACCCCCGGGTCAAACTGGTGATCCCCAGCATGGGTGAGCGGGCCTCCCGCTACATCGCCTCCACCTTCCGGCACTTCAACATGAGGGCGGAGACCCTGCCCGTCCCAGGTGAGCCCGACCTCAAGGTGGGCCGCGCCAACTCCACCTGCAAGGAGTGCCTGCCCTTCACCCTGGTGATGGGAGCCTGCCTCCGCTACATGGAGACCCGCCAGGACCCCGACGAGATCACGGTCTTCTTCCTTCCCGAGTCTGCGGGCCCCTGCCGCTTCGGACAGTACACAGTCCAGCTCGGGCAACTCCTGCGGACCCGCAAGATCCGGCAGACGGCCATCCTCTCCCTCACTTGCGAAAATGGCTACGCGGGCTTCGGCCAGCCCTTCCAGCTGCGCGCCTGGCGGGCTGTCCTCATGGCCGATGTCATGGACGACATCTACAGCGCCGTGCTGGTGCTCTCCAAGGACCGCGAGGCTGGCCTGGAGGAGTTCCACCGGGTCTCGGCCCTCCTGGAATGGGCTCTGGAGAAGGAGAGCGTGGACGGCATCATGAAGGCCCTCCGCACCGGCACCCAGAGGCTGGCAGCTGTTCCCCGCAAGGGGGACATCCGCCATGCCAAGAAGGTGGGCGTGGCCGGCGAGATCTTCGTACGGCGCGACCCCCTCTCCACCCAGTTCCTGGCGGACCGCCTCGCCGAGCGCGACATCATCTGCAAGGTGGCCCCCATCCACGAGTGGATGTACTACACCGAGTACATCTACCGGAACGCCATCTACCTGGCCCAGCCCAACTTCATGGACCGCCTGGGCTCCCTGGCCAAGGACTTCGTCAAGAACCGCATCGAGCGCCAGATCAAAGGGGCCTTCGCCTCCAGTGGCTTCTACGAGTTCCGCTTGGTCAATGTCGGCAAGATGATCAAGAGCGTGGAGCACCTCATTCCCGGCCGCTTCACCGGAGGCGACGCCGTGCTCACGGTGGCCGCCGCCATGAATGAGATTGTGGACGAGACCCACGGTTTCATCATCATCGGCCCCTTCGGCTGCCTGCCCAACCGCATCGCCGAGGCCGTGCTGACCCACAGCATGCGGGATGAGAAGGTCAACGTCACCGACCACCTCCACCTGGTGAAGGCGATTCTGGAACAGCAGGCCTCCCTGCCCTTCCTGGCCATCGAGAGCGACGGCGGGGTCTTCCCTCAAGTGGTGCAGGCCCGCATGGAGACCTTCTTCCTCCAGGTCGACCGGCTCCACGCCACCGTAGAGGGCATGGTCAAGTCCCACTGACCCTGAACGCCGGTACAGAACGAGGCCCCCTTCCGGGGGCCTCTCTTTTGCACCTGGCCGCCTACTGGGCCATCAGCTCCTTCACCAGGAAGTCTGCATCGTACAGCTTCTCCAGAGCCTCGGTCATGCCCGCGGTGTGCACGGCCACGGCCCGGTTGGCAGTGTCATCGTAGATCATGTTCCCCACCAGGGACTCGATGTTGCCATCGAAGATCAGGCCCACGATCTCACCCTCGCGGTTCAGCACCGGAGAACCGGAATTGCCCCCGATGATGTCGCAGCTGGCCACGAAGTCCAGGGGCGTGCTGAGGTCCAGCTTCCCCTTCCGCTCCACGTAGCGGGCAGGGAGGTTGAAGGGCGCCTTGTTGTCAAAGCTGGCGGAGCGGTCGTAGAGCCCATAGAAGGTGGTCTTGCTGGGGGCGATGGTGCCGTTCATGGGGTAGCCCTTCACGGTGCCGAAGGTCAGGCGCAGGGTGAAGTTCGCATCGGGTGAGAGCTGCCTGCCGTAGACGGCGAAGCGGGCCTTGCCCAACTTCTCCCCGGCGGGGGCCAGCACGCTCTCCACCTTGTCCTCGTGCCACTTCCGGATCTCCCGGAGCAGGGGATCGACCTTCAGGACCCACTTCACCAGAGGATCCGTGGAGGCGGCAATGGCCTTGCTCCCGCCCTCCAGGAGGGCCTGCCGGGCGGCGGGATCCATCAGGTGCGTCCCAGTGATGAGCTCGTGGGCCACCTCGGCGGGCTTGCGCCCTCCCAGGGCGGCCTTGACGAAGGGATCCTGGGGTCCCAGCTGATCCAGGCTCTGCTGGAGGCTGTCGGCCAGCAGCAGCTCCTCCAACCCGGGGTAGAAGGGGGCGGGAGAGACCAGGCGGAAGCGCAGGGAGTCCAGCCCGGCGTCATGGTATTCCTCCATGCGCTCGGCATCGGGCTTGGCCGTCTCGGCGGCATAGCGCACCAGACTCAGCACATTGGCAGGAAGCCGGTAGCCCCCCATCCGGCGGAAGTTCAGCTCCTTGATCCGGGAGAGCTGGGAGTGCTCAGCCTCGGCGATGGTGTTCCACACATCTCCATAGGCCTTGGCGAGCCCGGGATCCGCCTGGACCTTCCTGCGGAACTCGGATTCATCCGCAGCCTTCTTGGCCATCAGGGCCTTGTCCCTGAGTCCCTCCAGCCGACCTCCGATGGCCTTGATGCTGTTCTGGATCCCGAAAATCAGGCTACCGGCCTGCCGGGCCTCCTCGGGCCCCCTGGCCGCGAAGGACTTTACGACAGCCAGACGCCGCTTGAGCATATCCATGTAGAAGGGGTAGGCATGGTCGCGGGTGAAAGCCAGCTGGGCCATGGTGTTCAGACGCTCGGTGCTGCCGGGGTGACCCGAGACGAAGACCAGGTCTCCATCCGCCGCCCCCTTGGGGTTCCACTTCAGGTGAGGCGTGTGGACCGGCTTGCCATCCTCGTAGACCCGGAAGAGGGCCATGTCGAGGTCGTGACGGGGGAAGGTGAAGTTGTCGGGATCCCCACCATAGAAGGCCGCCTGCTGCTCGGGTGCGAAGACCAGGCGGATGTCGGTGTACTTCTTGTAGCGGTAGATCCAGTACTCGCCCCCCTGGTAGAGGGTGACCATGTCGGAGCGCAACCCCGTAGCCTTGAGGCTCTCCTTCTCCAGCCTGGCCATCTCGGCTCGGCGGGCCTCCAGGGCGGTCTTCTCATCCATGCCGGGCTTGACGGCCCCCTGGACCTTGGCCGTGACATCCTCCATGGAGACCAGGACATTGAGCTCCAGGTCGGGGCACTTCAGCTCCTCCGCCGCCGAACCGGCGATGAAGCCGTTCTGGATGTAGTCCTTCGCGGGGGTGGAGACCTTCTGGAGCTGCCCACGGGCCACATGGTGGTTGGTGAGCACCAAGCCGTCGGCGCTCACAAAGGAACCCGAGCCTCCATCATTGAAGCGCACGGAGGAGAGGCGGACATGGTCCAGCCAGGCCTTGGTGGGCTCGAAGCCGTAGCGGGCCTTGAGGGCCTGCGTCGGGGGATTGTCATAGGTCCACATCCCCTCGTCAGCCTTGAGGGCCCCACCTGCGAGGCAGAGGGTGAGTGGCAGAAGGAAGGCGCCGGACCAACGCCGGATCTTGGAATGAATAGCCATGGATGGTCTCCCTGGGAATGGGGTTGCAGCCTACATCGCGTAGCGATACCTCACATATACTCGCCCACCCTCCCCGCGGTTTACCCCTGCAATGCCCCCCGCTAGAATGAGCATGCGAGAGACGCACCCTGGAAGGTTGGCCGAGTGGTTGATGGCTCTGGTCTTGAAAACCAGCGTGGGCGCAAGCTCATCGGGGGTTCGAATCCCTCACCTTCCGCCAAAAAGTAAATCCTTTTCAAAAAAGGATTTACTTTTTTCAGTTTCAACCCTGAAGCACTCGGCCACACGGGCGGCCATGCCTAGGGCCAGAAAGAGGCCAAGGTCTTGCCGGGGCAAAGGGGTGCTCACCGCGCTTCCCACAGGAATACTCCTTGACCTTTGCCCCCACCACAGGCAAACTGATTTCTCCCGCCGTCCGCGGCAAGGGCCTATAGCTCAGTCGGTAGAGCAGCGGCCTTTTAAGCCGTTGGTCGCAGGTTCGAGTCCTGCTGGGCCCACCAGCACACACCCCATGGGGCTATCGTCTAGGGGTTAGGACATCGCCCTTTCACGGCGACAACACGGGTTCGAATCCCGTTAGCCCTACCAGCACAACCCCCTGAGAAATCAGGGGGCTTTTTGCATTTAAGCGGCATTTGTTTTTGCCAGATTGGGCCCGTGCTCAAACCGTGCTCAAAACCCGTTCCTGAATCGGCCTGATTCGGGGTGGACCGGGCTGAACTTGCCCCCCTATCCGGGCATGCGTGAGGGGAAGACGACCCCTCTCAAGAAGGGCTGAATCATCGAGGAGGAAGAACCTCCCAACGGATCAGCACCCTATCCCCATTTTGATAGCCTTTACCCTGACTACAGGAACCGATGTTTACCTGTTCATGAGGTTATACGGCCCTAGTCATTCCGTGCTAACCTCACTCCAGACAACCTGGTGCAGCGAAAGCGTGTTGCAGCGATTGTGAGGTGCCAGACGATGGACTCCACCCTGCTCGACCGCATCGCGTTCCTCGGCGGGTACCTGCCCAGGCTCTGTGGCATTGCCACCTTCACCCATGACCTTTGCGAGGCCGTGGCCGAAGCCTCACCCCAATCCCTCTGCTATGTGGGCGCGGTCAACGACCGGGCGGAGGGCTATGCCTATCCCCCCAGGGTCCGCTTCGAACTGGATCAGCGGAACCTCGACTCCTACCGGCGAGCCGCGGACTTCCTGAACTTCAGCAATGCCCGGGTGCTCAGCGTCCAGCACGAATTCGGCATCCATGGCGGGCCCGCCGGCAGCCACCTCCTGGCCCTGCTCCGGGAGGTGCGGATGCCCGTGGTCACGACGCTGCACACTCTGCTCCGGGAACCGGATACCGCCCAGCGCCGGGTGATGGACGAGCTGGTGCGCTGCAGTGACCGTCTGGTGGTGATGGCCCACAAGGGTCTGGAGATCCTCCAGGAAACCTATGGAGTCCCCGCATCCAAGGTGGACATCATCCCCCACGGCATCCACGACATGCCTTTTCTGGACTCCGCGGCCTACAAGACCCAGTTCGGCGTGGAGGGGCGGGAGGTTCTGCTCACCTTCGGCCTGCTGGGACCGGGCAAGGGCATCGAGCACGTCATTGAGGCGCTCCCCGAGATCGTGCGTCAGCACCCGAATGTGGTCTACATCATCCTGGGAGCCAGCCACCCCCACTTGGTGGCCCAGGAGGGGGAGCGGTACCGCCTGGGCCTTGAACGCCTGGCCGAAGACTGCGGTGTAAAAGAACACGTGATCTTCTTCAACCAGTTCGTTTCCCTGGAGGATCTCAAGGAATTCATCGGGGCCACGGACATCTACCTCACCCCCTACCTCAACGGGGCCCAGATCACATCCGGCACCCTGGCTTACGTTTTCGGCGCCGGCAAAGCGGTGGTCTCCACCCCGTACTGGCACGCCCAGGAACTCCTGGCGGAAGGACGGGGCACCCTGGTGCCCTTCCGGGATCCCCAGGCCATCGCAGCAGCGGTCTGTGCCTACCTGGACGACCCAGTCAGACTCCTGGAGACCCGGAGACGGGCCTATGCCCTGGGCCGGGAGATGATCTGGCCTTCCATTGCCCAGCGCTATCTCAAGTCCTTCCACCGCGCCGGTGCCGATCGAAAGGCCCAGCCCCGCATGGCCTTCGCAGACTGGACCCTGGCCAGCCGCCCCTTCGAACTCCCTCCGATTTCCATGGACCATGTGGCCCGGATGAGTGATGGCACAGGCATCTTCCAGCACGCCCGTTTCACGGTGCCGAACTACGAGGAGGGCTACTGCACCGATGACAACGCCCGGGCCTTCATCCTCTGCACCCTGGTGGACGAGTTGGGTGAACGTCCACCGGCGGAACCCATTGAGCGTCTGGCCACCCGTTACCTTGCCTTCCTATCCGGGGCCCTTGACCGACCCACGGGACGGTTCCGCAACTTCATGAGCCATGACCGGCGCTGGCTCGAACCCACCGGGAGTGAGGATTGTCATGGCCGGGCCCTCTGGGCGGTGGGCACCGGGGCGGGACGCTCACGGCACGCCGGCCATCGGAAACTCTCGGCCCAGCTTTTCGAATCCGGACTCCCTGCGGTCACCGCATTCACCTCCCCCCGCGCCTGGGCCTTTTCCCTCCTGGGCATCCAGGAATACCTCCGGACCTCCCCGGCGAGCCCCGCCATCCAGAACTGCCAGTCGGAGTTGACCCTTCGGCTCACAGGGCTGTGGCGGACCTGCGCCACCGAACACTGGCCCTGGTTCGAGCCCTGCGCCACCTATGAGAATGCCCGGCTCTGTCAGGCCCTGATCCTCAGCGGCCGCAGTATCCCCGACCCGGATGCCCTGACCATCGGCTTGAAATCCCTGGCCTGGCTGACCTCGATCCAAAAGACCCGGGAAGGCCACTTCCGCCCCATCGGCAGCAACGGGTTCTACCCGAGGGGCGGGGCCCACGCTGACTTTGATCAGCAACCCGTGGAGATCCAGGCCATGATCGCCGCCTGCCTGGAAGCCCATCGGGCCACCGGGGACGCCACATGGTCCCGGGAGGCTCGTCGGGCCTTCGAATGGTTCCTGGGGCGCAACGACCTGGGTCTTGCCCTCTATGACGCCACCACCGGCGGGTGCTCCGACGGCCTGCACGCGGATCGGATCAACGAGAACCAGGGCGCAGAGTCAACCCTGGCCTTTCACCTCTCCGCGGTGGAGATGAGCCTAGCCCGGCACCAGATCGTGTTCCCTCCGGTCCACACCGCATGAAGCCTCTCCCCCTGCGCCGCCACGACGTCACGCTGCTGCCCCGCAGCGAGCGGGTAATCCTCCGCCCATTCATCCCTCCGGACTCCCAGCGGGTCACCACCATCATCGGCCGGGCTCTGGCCCTGGGGGAGGACGAAGTGGATCGGGAAATGGCTTCGGTCCGGCAGGATTTTGCATTTCGCCACCTGGACCTGGAGTCCACCCTGCTGGCCAACTTCGAACGGGTGCAGCCTCACCTCTTCACCCAGCGGCCCCTGACCCTGCGGCGAAAGCTCCTCATCGGAGCACTCTTCTCGGGCGAGTACGCCCTGGAGTCAGCAGCCCTCTTCAATCCATCCATGGTTCCCCACCCCTCCCAGGAGGGGATCCCGGAGGGCTGCCTGCGTATCGTGATGAGCCTGAGAGCCACGGGGGAAGGTCACATCTCCTCAATGGAATTCCGCACGGGCATCATCGACGCCGGAGGGGCAGTCCACATCGATACACCCTCCCGCTTCGTCAGCCTACCCGAGATCAACCCCAACCCCAGTTACAAGAAGACGCTCTTCATCGTCAAACTCCACGAAATGGGTTTCGACAACTGGCACACGGCCGCCGTAATGGAGGATCTGGGGGAGAGTTTCACCCGGAGTGAACTCGACCAGAGCGTCCTCCGGGTCCGCCGGGAGACTCTCCCCATCACCCGGAATCTCACCAACACCCTGCAGTGCGTGCAGTGGCTGGCGGATTCCAACTACGAGATGGACTTCACCCCGGAGCTCGACCAGAGTGAACGCTGCATTTTCCCGGTATCCGGCAATGAGAGCAATGGAATCGAGGACGCCCGATTCGTTCGCTTCGTGGAGGAGGACGGCGCCGTGCTCTACTACGCCACCTATACGGCCTATAACGGCCATGCCATCCTTCCCCAGCTAATCGAAACCTCGGATTTCCGTCACTTCCGGGTCCTGACCCTGAACGGTGCCGCCGCCCAGAACAAGGGCATGGCCCTCTTCCCCCGTCGGATCGACGGCTGCTACGCCATGCTCTCCCGCCATGATGACGAGAATCTCTTCATCATGTTCTCGGATAATCCCCACTACTGGAGCGCCCCCAAACTGCTCCTGCGCCCGGCCGCCCCCTGGGAGTCCGTGAAGATCGGCAACTGTGGATCACCCATAGAAACCTCTGCGGGCTGGCTGGTCATCACCCACGGAGTGGGCCCGATGCGGAGGTATTGCATCGGGGCGGCCCTGCTGGACCTCCAGGATCCGACCCGGGTGATTGGGCGCCTTCCAGAACCCCTGCTGGCCCCCGAAGGGGAGGGACGGGAAGGTTATGTCCCCAATGTGGTCTACAGCTGCGGAGCCCTGATCCATGCCGGAGAGCTCATCCTGCCCTTCGCCATGAGCGACCGGATCTCATCCCTGGTCAGCCTCCCACTGGATGCGCTGCTGGATGCCATGGTGTCCCCGGAATAGCCCCCTGCAGAAGGGCCGGCCCCTCCTCGTAGCTCCAGCCCACCCCCCCCCGCAGAAGATCGTGTGCTCGATCCTCCGGAAAAGCCCCTTGCCGCCCTTTTTCCGGGCCTGCTGGAGAATCCGCTGGATCAGCCGCCATCCCCCCTGGGGCAGCACCTGGCGAATCAGGGTGGGCCCGGCCTCCCCCACTGCAATGCGGTCCAGGAAGTCAGCCTGGCAGCGGGCCAACTCGATCTCGACGTCCCTGCCCCGTGGTTCCCAGTGTTCCCCCAACGCTTCCCAGTGCAATTTAATAACAATACAAACACCCAAAAAGCGGCTCCCGGCTCAGCGGAGCAACCACCTCGCCCTCCGGCAGAGGATCACTCAGAGCGATGCCGAGCCTGGCGGGCCTCAGGCCGTGGAAGCTGTCCACCTCTCTGAATGTGCCCTTCCGGTGCAGCCTGCGCAGGGCGTCCAGCTGGGGCTTCAAAGCGCGATGCAAGTTGAGGTGCAGCCCGGCTTGACCATCCCGATCCCTCGCATCGA
The sequence above is drawn from the uncultured Holophaga sp. genome and encodes:
- a CDS encoding glycosyltransferase family 4 protein: MDSTLLDRIAFLGGYLPRLCGIATFTHDLCEAVAEASPQSLCYVGAVNDRAEGYAYPPRVRFELDQRNLDSYRRAADFLNFSNARVLSVQHEFGIHGGPAGSHLLALLREVRMPVVTTLHTLLREPDTAQRRVMDELVRCSDRLVVMAHKGLEILQETYGVPASKVDIIPHGIHDMPFLDSAAYKTQFGVEGREVLLTFGLLGPGKGIEHVIEALPEIVRQHPNVVYIILGASHPHLVAQEGERYRLGLERLAEDCGVKEHVIFFNQFVSLEDLKEFIGATDIYLTPYLNGAQITSGTLAYVFGAGKAVVSTPYWHAQELLAEGRGTLVPFRDPQAIAAAVCAYLDDPVRLLETRRRAYALGREMIWPSIAQRYLKSFHRAGADRKAQPRMAFADWTLASRPFELPPISMDHVARMSDGTGIFQHARFTVPNYEEGYCTDDNARAFILCTLVDELGERPPAEPIERLATRYLAFLSGALDRPTGRFRNFMSHDRRWLEPTGSEDCHGRALWAVGTGAGRSRHAGHRKLSAQLFESGLPAVTAFTSPRAWAFSLLGIQEYLRTSPASPAIQNCQSELTLRLTGLWRTCATEHWPWFEPCATYENARLCQALILSGRSIPDPDALTIGLKSLAWLTSIQKTREGHFRPIGSNGFYPRGGAHADFDQQPVEIQAMIAACLEAHRATGDATWSREARRAFEWFLGRNDLGLALYDATTGGCSDGLHADRINENQGAESTLAFHLSAVEMSLARHQIVFPPVHTA
- a CDS encoding glycoside hydrolase family 130 protein; amino-acid sequence: MKPLPLRRHDVTLLPRSERVILRPFIPPDSQRVTTIIGRALALGEDEVDREMASVRQDFAFRHLDLESTLLANFERVQPHLFTQRPLTLRRKLLIGALFSGEYALESAALFNPSMVPHPSQEGIPEGCLRIVMSLRATGEGHISSMEFRTGIIDAGGAVHIDTPSRFVSLPEINPNPSYKKTLFIVKLHEMGFDNWHTAAVMEDLGESFTRSELDQSVLRVRRETLPITRNLTNTLQCVQWLADSNYEMDFTPELDQSERCIFPVSGNESNGIEDARFVRFVEEDGAVLYYATYTAYNGHAILPQLIETSDFRHFRVLTLNGAAAQNKGMALFPRRIDGCYAMLSRHDDENLFIMFSDNPHYWSAPKLLLRPAAPWESVKIGNCGSPIETSAGWLVITHGVGPMRRYCIGAALLDLQDPTRVIGRLPEPLLAPEGEGREGYVPNVVYSCGALIHAGELILPFAMSDRISSLVSLPLDALLDAMVSPE
- a CDS encoding S46 family peptidase translates to MAIHSKIRRWSGAFLLPLTLCLAGGALKADEGMWTYDNPPTQALKARYGFEPTKAWLDHVRLSSVRFNDGGSGSFVSADGLVLTNHHVARGQLQKVSTPAKDYIQNGFIAGSAAEELKCPDLELNVLVSMEDVTAKVQGAVKPGMDEKTALEARRAEMARLEKESLKATGLRSDMVTLYQGGEYWIYRYKKYTDIRLVFAPEQQAAFYGGDPDNFTFPRHDLDMALFRVYEDGKPVHTPHLKWNPKGAADGDLVFVSGHPGSTERLNTMAQLAFTRDHAYPFYMDMLKRRLAVVKSFAARGPEEARQAGSLIFGIQNSIKAIGGRLEGLRDKALMAKKAADESEFRRKVQADPGLAKAYGDVWNTIAEAEHSQLSRIKELNFRRMGGYRLPANVLSLVRYAAETAKPDAERMEEYHDAGLDSLRFRLVSPAPFYPGLEELLLADSLQQSLDQLGPQDPFVKAALGGRKPAEVAHELITGTHLMDPAARQALLEGGSKAIAASTDPLVKWVLKVDPLLREIRKWHEDKVESVLAPAGEKLGKARFAVYGRQLSPDANFTLRLTFGTVKGYPMNGTIAPSKTTFYGLYDRSASFDNKAPFNLPARYVERKGKLDLSTPLDFVASCDIIGGNSGSPVLNREGEIVGLIFDGNIESLVGNMIYDDTANRAVAVHTAGMTEALEKLYDADFLVKELMAQ